A stretch of DNA from Arachis hypogaea cultivar Tifrunner chromosome 19, arahy.Tifrunner.gnm2.J5K5, whole genome shotgun sequence:
TGAAATGTACGCAGCCTAGCCTGATAATTACAACATTGGTGGCTGGTTCTGCGACTTTAACCGGTGACTTCGAGAAAAGTACTAAAACTATGGCTCAAACACACCAATTAAATACTTAATTACCATAATTGGAGTAGTTTGAAATGAGATTTGATTTAATGGTAAAGATATCAACATATGTAACATTTGCATCTGGATATTGGCCATGCAATTTAGTGCATAAAGCTTGAAGCTGTAGATTAAAGGTTTTAGCCGCTTGGTTGTGCGAACTAACGCATCCTTGTTCATCAAGCTTGGACGAATCAACGCCAAATTTGGCAATATTTTGAGCCAAGCATCCAAGAGGACCAGTGTTATGTATCCAGAAATTCCTAGCCCCTTGGTCATATAGTTTCTAGCACACACAAAAACATAGTGAAAGTTAATTTCATTAAGAAATCAAAGGAGCATCATCAAACATTTAAACCAACCTTGATTCCAGTTTCAAATTCCAATAGAATATTTGGAATTGAGGCAAGAACTTGGTCCAGTGTTTTCGAATAAAATGCGCCAGCAAGATCGTTCTGGCCTATGTCGAGCATATACAACCCCTTGTTGAAATAATCTTCAGCCGGgacatattttttgtatttctgACCTGTAACATTGTAGTGTCGACAATTTGAAAATGAACTAATAAATTGAGATACTTGAATCCCAAAGGAATTGTCATATACCTGCTGCAAGCAATTCAAGAACGCGAGCTTTGAACCGAATAAACTGAGATACTTGAATCCCGAAGGAGAATGGACATAAAGATGCTGCAGTGGCTGCAAGTATGGTTGAACCTGCTGCTGCAAAGTTGCAACCTTTCTGGAAGTTTGGCAAACCAATTGAATCCATGTAGGCATTCAAGAATGGCATGTGCATTGCATCCACTACAATAATCAACCAACATGAAAAAATGTTATGCGTACGGCCATAATTAGTCAAAATTTTCCATAATTCACttcatttatattatttaatatcagttttattttttattccactCTCTTATTATTCTATTTATCACCGTTCTTATCAAATCtacttattaatgatattaattataaaatcatattcctttttattaggcATTATtataatcaatatttaatattcctttttataatttaatttttatatataaaaatacaataaagattaataataattatatttaagaacAGTAGTTATAATATCAATTACATTAAATaattgcaattgattctttatccGTTATGATATTTATCATCAATTATTGGAGATATGAAACATGAAACCTATCCTAATATATACTTTATGTTAATTCAATCATattcattaaaaaattacaagaatAACACCATTGTAAGTACAATAGTGTATAAGTCAAGAAATTTTACAAGAAATTGTTTTTAACTAATTTtgatgaggtatggtaataaatcgattttctttttgtgtttttatgtgtatttataattatattgtactattatattcatacacataacattcatacgtttgtatacataacatccataattacatacaactaacatctaaaaattaaattcatgtttattaaatattacaatcatacacgtatcattttttagttattgcataagtaactattaagttaacacaaatatttttaaattttatcataattgaatttaaaaaaatgtcaaattcttaaattaatttattcaattgataaatttacttataacatccataaatttatccacataacatctataatttcatattaataacatccataatttatactcataatattcataatttcatacctatgatgtctataattaataaatttttataattaatattatcaaattttaaactatacgtcttattgtattcttcaaattatctcatatgtgcactaatagatcgtgattttaattattttaatatttttttaatattcatatgtatgcttattatttattgattttaatatcacgagttaataattatttttaaaaaattatttttaaatttttgtttatattttatattttattttttattttttaatagtctatatataaaatataagttgtatagtagaagttgttaaaattttttaattatttaactttcatAATTTTTGCAGAGAATTATTGCATTTAATGGATAATAATGTGATTGAGAGATGTTAGAGATTTGATTTGAGAGAAACtgaaattgattttggaaagaaCATTAATGACTCCAAATATGCAGCAAAATGATAGGTGATAAGGAGGATAAGTGATAAGAAGGTGTATCTCACTTGCTTatcaagaaaatagaaatttttacATGATATTtctatattgtaattattttttagctaCCTAGCAttaccctatatatatatatactgtgtCCTAAGAACCATCTACGAAACTTATCTCAGTTTTTATTTATGGCCCacttgtcataaaaagtaacttcaGATCAACTTTTGCCtcataaacaataaataggaactcaaagtatCTCTTTCTTCTCCATTAAGAGGAACTAGCTTTAATCCTTATTgcggtcccacttaattaattaattaaaattaatataattactattttttataataatattttttaaatttataaattcaaaaataattcactattaaaaatattaatattaaaaaaattatcatatataaaaataatacacaatatataatttaaaattatattaatttgtaaaattacttaatataaaaaaacatagTTAAATTCTATAATTTTGTAATGTGGTTAGCattctaaattttataaataaaaataaataactcactaaaaaattattttataatgtgcaaaaaattaaatttatttttttatgtaaataaatttaattaattataatttaatataattattttaattaaaatttaaaaaattaatataaattattaattaaataaaaatataattatttattataattaattattttaataatattaactataatttaatataattatttaaataataattaattaaataattataatttaattatttattataattatttaatt
This window harbors:
- the LOC112779986 gene encoding GDSL esterase/lipase At1g54790, whose product is MASKNYNVVAFKVVLHCICLAVANSSDLSYPAVFNFGDSNSDTGDLAAGLGFQLIQPYGQSYFNASSTGRFCNGRLIVDFLMDAMHMPFLNAYMDSIGLPNFQKGCNFAAAGSTILAATAASLCPFSFGIQVSQFIRFKARVLELLAAGQKYKKYVPAEDYFNKGLYMLDIGQNDLAGAFYSKTLDQVLASIPNILLEFETGIKKLYDQGARNFWIHNTGPLGCLAQNIAKFGVDSSKLDEQGCVSSHNQAAKTFNLQLQALCTKLHGQYPDANVTYVDIFTIKSNLISNYSNYGFQQPIMVCCGYGGPPLNYDERVTCGSTKSLNGTIVTAKSCNDSSVYVSWDGTHYTEAANQYVASQILTGKYSYPSFSGKMLIPSLAQVTTTESQSM